In the genome of Mycobacterium kansasii ATCC 12478, one region contains:
- the sodC gene encoding superoxide dismutase[Cu-Zn] — MKRPAACAAAVLSAAIAPVGACTNQNTAQPNTSPLTAPPPGTERMTTQLKSADGTLVANATFDFANGFATLTLETVPNPILTPGFHGLHIHSVGKCEANSVAPTGGASGDFNSAGGHYQAPGHTGYPASGDLTSLEVRSDGAAKLVTTSNSFTAADLRNSSGTALIIHQDPDNFGNIPPARYTQKNGTPGPDEETLATGDSGKRVACGVIAPATSSSTASSSTTVEPPPSTSTSSVTVTTTTVVQTPSTSTSTVTVTGVPTVTSTPSSTVTTPSLPPNG, encoded by the coding sequence TTGAAAAGACCTGCGGCCTGTGCGGCCGCGGTGCTTTCCGCGGCCATCGCGCCGGTAGGAGCGTGCACCAACCAGAACACCGCCCAGCCCAATACGTCGCCGCTGACCGCCCCGCCGCCCGGCACCGAGCGGATGACCACACAGTTGAAGAGCGCCGACGGAACTCTGGTGGCCAACGCCACCTTCGATTTCGCCAACGGCTTCGCGACGCTGACCTTAGAAACGGTCCCCAACCCGATCCTGACCCCTGGTTTCCACGGGCTCCACATCCACTCGGTGGGCAAATGCGAGGCCAATTCGGTGGCACCGACGGGAGGCGCGTCCGGCGACTTCAACTCCGCCGGGGGCCATTACCAGGCGCCGGGTCACACCGGTTATCCCGCCAGCGGCGACCTGACTTCCTTGGAGGTGCGCTCCGACGGCGCGGCGAAACTCGTCACCACCTCGAACTCGTTCACCGCGGCGGACCTGCGAAATAGCTCGGGCACCGCGCTGATCATTCACCAGGACCCGGATAACTTCGGCAATATTCCTCCCGCACGCTATACCCAGAAGAACGGCACACCGGGCCCGGACGAAGAGACGCTGGCCACCGGTGATTCGGGTAAGCGAGTGGCTTGCGGTGTGATCGCCCCGGCAACCAGCTCGTCCACCGCTTCGTCCAGCACGACGGTCGAGCCACCGCCGTCGACGAGCACGAGCTCCGTCACGGTCACCACCACGACCGTCGTGCAAACGCCGTCCACAAGCACGAGCACCGTCACGGTCACCGGCGTTCCAACCGTCACGTCGACGCCGAGCAGCACCGTAACGACGCCCAGCCTTCCGCCCAACGGCTGA
- a CDS encoding ADP-ribosylglycohydrolase family protein, whose amino-acid sequence MSIGDRERFRGCLLGGAVGDALGAPVEFHTREQILARFGPGGITAYAPAYGGVGMVTDDTQMTLFTAEGLLRYLVRGRIKGLSTYTGVTANAYLRWLRTQGEAPVHPVGVGEPFGDGQSGWLYQQRQLHSQRAPGNTCISALRGIRNLGEPAENHSKGCGGVMRVAPVGLFVSRQPDGTLRRAFRIGTELAALTHGHPTGSLSAGVFAALIYQLVLGIPLAEALAEAKRVLVEFRDHDETLNAVEAAEAAARRGGRRHDAHEAHEAVAGLGQGWLADEALAIGLYCALTAESFEDGIVAAVNHDGDSDSTGSIAGNLLGAGIGVGAISSEWLEPLELRDVICEIADDLYDYPDWHLSEHSSHDDAERIWHKYPGY is encoded by the coding sequence ATGAGTATCGGCGACCGGGAACGGTTCCGCGGCTGCCTGCTCGGTGGCGCGGTGGGCGACGCGTTGGGCGCACCGGTGGAGTTTCACACCCGTGAGCAGATCCTGGCGCGGTTCGGCCCGGGGGGCATCACGGCGTATGCGCCCGCTTATGGCGGTGTCGGCATGGTTACCGACGACACTCAAATGACCCTGTTCACCGCCGAAGGGCTGCTGCGGTACTTGGTCCGCGGACGCATAAAGGGCTTGTCGACCTATACCGGGGTAACCGCAAACGCGTATCTGCGATGGCTGCGCACCCAAGGCGAAGCACCCGTGCACCCCGTCGGCGTCGGTGAGCCTTTCGGTGACGGCCAGTCGGGCTGGCTCTACCAGCAGCGCCAGTTGCACAGCCAGCGCGCGCCGGGCAACACCTGCATTTCGGCGCTTCGCGGGATACGTAATCTGGGCGAGCCCGCGGAAAACCACAGCAAGGGCTGCGGCGGGGTGATGCGGGTGGCACCCGTGGGGCTGTTTGTGTCGCGCCAGCCCGATGGGACGCTGCGCCGCGCGTTCCGGATCGGTACCGAACTTGCGGCCCTCACACACGGTCACCCCACGGGTTCGTTGTCGGCCGGAGTGTTCGCGGCGCTCATCTACCAGCTGGTGCTGGGGATACCGCTGGCGGAGGCGCTGGCGGAGGCCAAGCGCGTCCTGGTCGAGTTCCGTGATCACGACGAAACCCTCAACGCCGTCGAGGCCGCCGAGGCCGCGGCACGTCGCGGCGGGCGCCGCCATGACGCCCATGAGGCCCACGAGGCTGTAGCCGGGTTGGGGCAGGGCTGGTTGGCCGACGAGGCCCTGGCCATCGGCCTGTACTGCGCGCTGACAGCAGAGTCGTTCGAAGACGGCATCGTGGCGGCGGTCAATCACGACGGCGACTCCGATTCGACGGGTTCGATCGCCGGTAACCTCCTGGGCGCGGGGATCGGCGTGGGCGCCATTTCCAGCGAATGGCTGGAACCGCTGGAACTTCGCGACGTCATCTGCGAGATCGCCGATGACCTCTACGACTATCCGGACTGGCATCTCTCCGAGCACAGCTCTCACGACGACGCCGAGCGCATCTGGCACAAGTACCCGGGGTACTGA
- a CDS encoding MFS transporter, whose amino-acid sequence MTALDTQTRSAQDKLTFAQWMTVLAMGLGFAITGADPAIFSSSLVPVREGLHMSTAAAGFTASLATLTLAATILGAGTLGDIYGKRRMYLVGLAGVIVSGLLAALSPNAVILMITRALTGVGFAFLLGLSLAIINATFPPAQRGKAISFFLGTAFLVGAPLPLVGDILVESLGWRWALVVAPAAALITIPITLRFVPETFRIQGRRIDYRGIGAAGLMMVSLVYGLSRLAHGPGAAVPPLLLGLAAGVFFVWWEQHTDQPALDLRIFRAGPFNAAVITGLAFNFLLAGRVLLLGYYTTVVRGYAPTVLGLLLVLAAVVQAPAAVLGGRMMMRTSARTTMLWGLGLLTLASCMFATFGVSTSLPVIALGVVMLSVGVAMVEPPQASIMMSYAPPGLEGSVSAVKPGAGQSFYSLGPTVVTLLTTTFYTARARQRLAGLGISPAQAANALEASRSSGGGHVGGLGSLNPELAHRVLADTQELIASALRTTSLAMALVPLAAAIAVWLLLPRNRADQNS is encoded by the coding sequence GTGACCGCGCTCGACACGCAAACCCGGTCGGCCCAGGACAAGCTGACGTTCGCCCAATGGATGACCGTGCTGGCCATGGGTCTGGGCTTCGCCATCACCGGTGCCGACCCGGCCATCTTCTCCAGCAGCCTGGTACCGGTGCGCGAGGGCCTGCATATGAGTACCGCCGCCGCTGGGTTCACCGCGAGTCTGGCCACGCTGACTCTGGCCGCGACCATCCTCGGCGCCGGCACGCTGGGCGACATCTACGGCAAACGCCGGATGTATCTGGTGGGCCTGGCCGGCGTGATCGTCAGCGGTCTGCTCGCTGCGCTCTCGCCCAACGCAGTGATCCTGATGATCACCCGTGCGCTGACCGGTGTGGGTTTCGCCTTTCTGCTGGGGCTCTCCCTGGCAATCATCAACGCCACCTTCCCGCCCGCACAGCGAGGCAAGGCCATCAGCTTTTTCCTGGGAACGGCATTCCTGGTAGGGGCGCCGCTACCGCTGGTCGGCGACATCCTGGTCGAGTCGCTGGGGTGGCGCTGGGCGTTGGTCGTCGCCCCGGCCGCGGCGCTGATCACCATTCCGATCACGCTGCGGTTCGTCCCCGAAACGTTCCGCATCCAGGGCCGCCGGATCGACTACCGCGGTATTGGCGCGGCCGGCCTCATGATGGTCAGCCTCGTCTACGGCCTGTCGCGCCTGGCTCATGGTCCCGGCGCGGCCGTGCCGCCGCTGCTGCTCGGGCTGGCCGCCGGAGTCTTCTTCGTCTGGTGGGAGCAGCACACCGACCAGCCGGCGTTGGACCTGCGGATCTTCCGGGCCGGCCCCTTCAACGCCGCGGTCATCACCGGATTGGCCTTCAACTTCCTGCTGGCCGGCCGAGTGCTCCTGCTGGGCTACTACACCACCGTGGTCCGCGGGTATGCGCCGACGGTGCTGGGCCTGCTGCTGGTGCTGGCCGCCGTGGTGCAAGCTCCAGCGGCCGTCCTGGGCGGTCGCATGATGATGCGGACTTCGGCGCGTACCACCATGCTGTGGGGTCTGGGACTGCTCACCCTGGCCAGCTGCATGTTCGCCACCTTCGGGGTGAGCACCTCCCTCCCGGTGATCGCCTTGGGAGTCGTGATGCTGAGCGTCGGCGTCGCCATGGTCGAGCCGCCGCAGGCCAGCATCATGATGAGCTATGCCCCGCCGGGACTGGAGGGCTCGGTGTCGGCGGTCAAGCCCGGGGCCGGCCAATCCTTCTACTCCCTGGGCCCCACCGTTGTCACCCTGCTGACCACGACCTTCTACACCGCACGGGCCCGGCAGCGGCTCGCCGGCTTGGGTATCTCTCCCGCGCAGGCCGCCAACGCCTTGGAGGCATCGCGCTCAAGCGGCGGCGGTCACGTCGGAGGCCTCGGCAGCCTCAACCCCGAGCTGGCGCATCGTGTTCTGGCAGATACCCAGGAGCTCATTGCCTCGGCGCTGCGCACCACCAGCCTTGCCATGGCATTGGTGCCGCTGGCCGCGGCGATCGCCGTCTGGTTGCTCCTACCCCGCAATCGAGCAGATCAGAACTCATGA
- a CDS encoding PPE family protein, with protein sequence MDYAALPPEINSARMYAGVGSGPLLAAAAAWDGLSAELYSTAARCWSVISGLVGGPWQGAASVAMATATAPYLAWLNVTAGQAESTAGQATAAAAAYHAAFAMTVPPAEIAANRTLLMALVATNILGQNTPAIAATEAHYATMWAQDAAAMYGYAAAAAAATRLTPFAVAPEVVHAVGRTAGQAAASNAVKLSQLISTVPPLLKWFATRPLIAGVVTVEEGMLTPVEVVMGSTSATMSITSVLRSFMSMGQVAAQAAAPLAQAVTSFPIKMPGLGRVGMVSAGMGRAGSIGALSVPHSWGAAAPNISHAATALSNTGLASTSRIAPDAAAPMLGGLPAAGRGANSSGAAAARYGLAQRFVIVGSPAAG encoded by the coding sequence ATGGACTACGCAGCTTTGCCGCCGGAGATCAACTCCGCGCGCATGTATGCCGGGGTCGGTTCCGGGCCGCTGCTGGCTGCGGCGGCGGCCTGGGACGGGCTGTCCGCCGAGTTGTACTCCACCGCCGCCCGGTGCTGGTCGGTGATCTCGGGGCTGGTCGGCGGGCCCTGGCAGGGTGCGGCATCGGTGGCGATGGCGACCGCGACCGCCCCCTACCTAGCGTGGCTGAACGTCACAGCAGGGCAGGCCGAGTCGACCGCCGGGCAGGCCACCGCAGCCGCGGCCGCCTACCATGCGGCGTTCGCGATGACGGTGCCGCCGGCGGAGATCGCGGCCAACCGTACGCTGCTGATGGCGCTGGTAGCGACCAACATCCTGGGCCAGAACACTCCGGCGATCGCGGCCACCGAGGCCCACTACGCCACGATGTGGGCCCAGGACGCCGCCGCGATGTACGGCTACGCCGCCGCCGCGGCGGCTGCAACCCGATTGACCCCGTTCGCCGTAGCGCCGGAGGTCGTCCACGCGGTCGGCCGGACGGCCGGTCAAGCGGCCGCCAGCAACGCGGTGAAGTTGTCACAGTTGATCAGCACCGTGCCGCCGTTGCTGAAGTGGTTCGCCACCCGTCCGTTAATCGCCGGGGTGGTCACGGTGGAAGAAGGGATGCTGACCCCGGTCGAGGTCGTCATGGGCAGCACGTCGGCGACCATGTCCATCACGTCGGTCCTCAGGTCTTTCATGTCGATGGGCCAGGTCGCCGCACAGGCCGCGGCGCCGCTGGCGCAGGCGGTCACCAGCTTTCCGATCAAGATGCCGGGTCTGGGCCGCGTCGGGATGGTGTCGGCGGGTATGGGCCGGGCCGGTTCGATCGGGGCGTTGTCGGTACCACACAGTTGGGGTGCCGCGGCCCCGAACATCAGCCACGCGGCCACGGCATTGTCGAACACCGGGCTAGCGTCCACTTCCCGGATTGCACCGGATGCGGCAGCGCCCATGCTGGGCGGTCTGCCAGCGGCTGGCAGAGGCGCCAATTCGAGCGGCGCCGCCGCAGCCCGATATGGCCTTGCGCAGCGCTTCGTGATCGTCGGCTCGCCCGCCGCCGGTTAA
- a CDS encoding PE family protein, translating to MSFVTTQPPALVAAAADLLGIGSAMNAHNAAATATTTAVVPPAADEVSALIAAQFAAHAVLYREISAHAAAIHDQLVTTLGTSAASYGAAEAVNTAAVG from the coding sequence ATGTCTTTCGTGACCACTCAGCCACCGGCGCTGGTGGCTGCAGCAGCCGATTTGCTGGGTATCGGCTCGGCGATGAACGCGCACAACGCGGCCGCGACAGCCACGACCACCGCGGTCGTGCCACCCGCTGCCGACGAGGTTTCCGCGCTGATCGCCGCTCAGTTCGCCGCACACGCTGTCCTGTACCGGGAGATCAGCGCCCATGCCGCGGCCATTCACGACCAGTTGGTAACCACGTTGGGCACCAGCGCCGCCTCGTACGGCGCCGCCGAAGCCGTCAACACCGCTGCGGTCGGCTGA
- a CDS encoding glycosyltransferase, translated as MNAAQLVLTRGDACRGGQLSAFRPPNVAEIRPAVVSPRPSVAIVIPAYNEGRIIGRCLESCIAQTSAPDEIIVVNNKSTDDTLAVVRRYQRRHRQLNIRLLEQNDHQGLIPTRNHGFDHARSDVIGRIDADTVIADDWVATIRRRFANPAVAAATGPVFYHDMPLQRLGFWGDHRIRSYLERHSTDQRFLLGANMAIRNSAWRAVRQLAHRDPEDLLHEDIDLALTLFKNDLKIAYEPTMVAGISGRRLEAPVLDFYRYITRYTRTTKAHGVKSWTALLTMAILLLVYLLFRPVRFYYDGENHRFTLSKLRAKLRRTATTPPFGRRDTTTAGDAVEQRVADSVGTGTRAGPIVLSKPTCLGSLP; from the coding sequence GTGAACGCTGCACAGTTGGTATTGACGCGCGGGGATGCCTGTCGCGGCGGACAGCTGTCCGCCTTCCGACCTCCGAATGTCGCGGAAATCCGGCCCGCCGTCGTGTCGCCGCGGCCGTCCGTGGCAATAGTTATCCCTGCCTATAATGAGGGCCGTATTATCGGTCGATGCCTGGAATCATGCATCGCCCAGACATCCGCGCCCGACGAGATAATCGTGGTCAACAACAAATCGACCGACGATACCCTGGCGGTGGTGCGCCGATATCAAAGACGCCACCGACAACTCAACATCCGCCTGCTCGAACAGAATGACCATCAAGGGCTCATCCCGACGCGCAACCATGGGTTCGACCATGCGCGCAGCGATGTCATCGGCCGCATCGATGCCGACACCGTCATCGCCGACGACTGGGTAGCGACAATTCGCCGCCGATTCGCCAACCCGGCTGTGGCCGCGGCGACCGGTCCGGTTTTCTACCATGACATGCCTTTGCAAAGACTCGGTTTCTGGGGAGACCACCGGATTCGCAGCTATCTGGAGCGGCACTCAACAGACCAGCGGTTTCTCCTGGGCGCCAATATGGCAATCCGGAACTCGGCGTGGCGGGCGGTCCGTCAGCTGGCCCATCGGGATCCCGAAGATCTACTGCACGAAGATATCGACCTTGCCCTGACCTTGTTCAAGAACGATTTGAAGATTGCGTACGAGCCGACAATGGTCGCAGGCATATCGGGCCGGCGGCTGGAAGCCCCGGTGCTTGACTTTTACCGGTACATCACGCGGTATACCAGGACGACAAAGGCCCATGGCGTCAAGAGCTGGACGGCGCTGCTGACGATGGCCATTCTGCTGCTGGTGTATTTGCTATTCCGGCCGGTGCGATTCTATTACGACGGCGAGAACCATCGATTCACATTGTCGAAGCTGCGCGCCAAGCTTCGCCGGACAGCCACGACGCCGCCGTTCGGGCGCAGGGACACAACGACGGCAGGGGACGCTGTGGAACAACGCGTGGCCGACAGTGTCGGGACCGGCACTCGGGCGGGGCCGATAGTGCTCAGCAAGCCAACATGTTTGGGGTCTTTGCCATGA
- a CDS encoding aminotransferase class I/II-fold pyridoxal phosphate-dependent enzyme, with protein sequence MKTTSLPLHIPGGSTTPPDRDHILRRRVPALLGYGGIGLHCPVNPYPLAPHIQNAVIEAVRGQIAAINTYPDSNATVLRTKLAEYVSNHVRSAVSSENIWVANGCNEILQQIFRAFAGPGGTVLGLEPSYRYFPVIAESVGTQWRSVPSRAFPQRDMDAALTTIERCQPDVVVIANPNNPTGDSFSMGVFEEVLSRLRSGILVVDEAFIEMSTKDSAVQLIHRYPDKIAICRTLSQAFTFAGGKLGYMIAAPNIINTLLTTRLPYHVSSMTQAAASVIIDRADEILAKVPELLLERDRMVTALQLAGFDIPHSDTSFFLLGKLDDAHAVWEAYVNAGIFLGDVGLSHYLRVSAGLPHENDQFLEATNNLLDLGKIAIG encoded by the coding sequence ATGAAAACCACATCACTTCCGCTGCACATTCCCGGCGGTTCGACGACACCACCGGACCGGGATCACATACTCAGACGTCGCGTTCCCGCCTTACTCGGATATGGCGGGATCGGCTTGCATTGTCCGGTCAACCCGTACCCGTTGGCGCCACACATCCAGAACGCCGTCATCGAAGCGGTCCGAGGCCAAATCGCAGCCATCAACACCTATCCCGACAGTAACGCGACCGTGTTACGAACAAAATTGGCCGAATACGTCTCCAATCACGTGCGTAGCGCAGTGTCGTCCGAAAACATCTGGGTTGCCAATGGTTGCAACGAAATATTGCAGCAGATCTTTCGCGCGTTCGCCGGGCCGGGCGGAACCGTACTGGGTCTGGAACCGTCGTACAGATATTTCCCGGTGATCGCGGAAAGCGTCGGCACCCAATGGAGGAGCGTGCCGTCCCGGGCCTTTCCGCAGCGCGACATGGACGCGGCCCTGACCACGATAGAAAGATGCCAGCCCGATGTCGTCGTGATCGCGAATCCGAACAATCCCACGGGCGACAGTTTCAGCATGGGCGTATTCGAGGAAGTGCTGTCCCGGTTACGGTCCGGAATACTTGTTGTCGACGAGGCATTCATCGAAATGTCAACCAAAGACAGTGCGGTCCAGCTCATACACCGCTATCCGGACAAGATCGCGATCTGCCGGACCCTGAGCCAGGCCTTCACGTTCGCCGGCGGCAAATTAGGCTACATGATAGCTGCCCCGAACATCATCAATACGCTGCTCACAACGCGACTTCCGTACCACGTGTCATCGATGACACAAGCTGCGGCATCGGTGATCATTGATCGCGCCGACGAGATCCTGGCTAAAGTTCCCGAACTGCTGCTGGAACGTGATCGGATGGTCACCGCCCTTCAGCTGGCCGGATTCGACATTCCCCACAGCGACACCAGCTTCTTTCTCCTGGGGAAACTGGATGATGCGCATGCGGTCTGGGAAGCCTATGTAAACGCGGGCATCTTTCTCGGCGACGTGGGTTTATCGCACTATCTACGCGTTTCCGCTGGACTGCCGCACGAAAACGACCAGTTCCTGGAGGCGACCAACAATTTGCTTGATCTCGGCAAGATCGCAATTGGTTAG
- a CDS encoding PucR family transcriptional regulator, translating to MVWQSPSPQVCELIRQGARIVLNAPPEWFDEYDRQTMAANPSVADDPVLAAAARRSIRSSLMHWAAANVSNPGAPVPPNVGPEPLSIARDMARRGLEPFTFRPALTVGWRLWMDIGFKLASDPDELRELLDVSFRSISNFIDATAAGIAAQVQQERDELARGTHAERREVTALILDGAPISRQRAEARLGYALNRAHIGAVIWSDEPDGDLSQLDRVADAFGDAAGFARPLTVIASAATRWVWVPESALDVELVRRAVEGTPGARIAIGTIAKGIEGFRRSHLEALTTQRMVAGLQSRQRVAFFADVQLIALITQNREAAEEFIKNTLGDFESAGPELHKTVLTYINEQCSVGRTTKLLYTHRNTLLRRLERAEQLLPRPLEHSSVHVAVALEALQWRGKPAN from the coding sequence GTGGTATGGCAAAGTCCGTCGCCGCAGGTGTGCGAGTTGATTCGGCAGGGAGCGCGGATTGTCCTCAACGCTCCCCCGGAGTGGTTTGACGAATACGACCGGCAAACCATGGCGGCCAACCCGTCGGTAGCCGACGATCCCGTTCTGGCAGCGGCCGCCCGGCGAAGCATTCGATCAAGCCTGATGCATTGGGCCGCAGCGAATGTCAGCAACCCGGGCGCTCCAGTGCCGCCGAATGTGGGCCCCGAGCCGCTGAGTATCGCCCGGGACATGGCGCGCCGCGGCCTGGAGCCGTTCACTTTCCGTCCGGCACTGACCGTGGGCTGGCGGCTCTGGATGGATATCGGCTTCAAGCTCGCCTCCGACCCCGACGAGCTGCGCGAGCTGCTCGATGTGTCCTTTCGGTCCATCAGCAATTTCATCGACGCCACGGCTGCCGGCATCGCCGCCCAGGTGCAACAGGAACGCGACGAATTGGCCCGCGGCACTCATGCCGAGCGCCGCGAAGTGACCGCCCTGATTCTCGACGGCGCCCCGATCAGCCGCCAGCGTGCCGAAGCGCGATTGGGCTACGCCCTCAACCGCGCCCACATCGGCGCGGTCATCTGGAGCGACGAACCCGACGGCGACCTCAGCCAGCTCGACCGCGTCGCTGACGCCTTCGGCGACGCCGCCGGTTTCGCGCGGCCACTGACTGTGATCGCGAGTGCGGCCACCCGTTGGGTCTGGGTGCCCGAGTCCGCCCTCGATGTCGAGCTGGTTCGTCGGGCGGTCGAGGGCACTCCCGGCGCGCGAATCGCCATCGGCACAATCGCGAAGGGAATCGAGGGCTTCCGGCGCAGCCACCTCGAGGCGCTCACCACCCAGCGCATGGTGGCCGGGCTGCAATCCCGGCAGCGGGTAGCGTTTTTCGCCGATGTCCAGTTAATCGCATTGATCACTCAAAATCGGGAAGCCGCAGAGGAATTCATCAAGAACACGCTGGGGGACTTCGAGTCGGCCGGGCCCGAGCTGCACAAGACGGTGCTGACGTACATCAACGAGCAGTGCAGCGTCGGGCGCACCACCAAACTCCTGTACACCCACCGCAATACGTTGCTGCGCCGACTCGAGCGCGCCGAGCAACTCCTGCCTCGGCCCTTGGAGCACAGTAGCGTTCACGTCGCCGTCGCGCTCGAGGCCTTGCAGTGGCGCGGCAAACCGGCCAACTAA
- a CDS encoding N-acyl-D-amino-acid deacylase family protein encodes MNATDSTGTPSPRVLISRGLVFDGGGAAGVVRDIAIADGVVINVSAQQLNPGSFDEVIDAAGKWVMPGFLETHSHYDAEIVTAPGLPESVRHGVTTVVTGNCSLSMVTVDADDSADLFARVEAIPHSGIKAILQESKTWTTPREYRRWLQQQPLGPNVAAMLGHSDLRVGVLGLEAATNKHFQPSDSQIAAMERILDDALDEGFLGLSTMTTRRDKLAGDRAWAQPLPSTFARWREYRRLHKRLRRRGRILQSAPDAETQVNVFAFALTAAGIGRRPLRTSLLTAMDFKSNPMLHRVSRLLALVTNRVLNGDMRFQALPGPMTIFADGVDFAAFEEFSSGVTLRNLRTADDQYALLSDPAFRAQFIKDMGGFMMNGLWNRRFDEAVIIDCPDSSVVGRTFEDLSRERGQHPAEVFLDLAATWRDKLRWYTVVGNHRPDIVVDLLASPGTHVGFADSGAHLRSLANYNFGLRALTIAKRAEQQPQPKLTVGEMVRKLTSDLADWWGVEAGRLRIGARADVVVVNPDGLTDQVFEISEAPAPDAFGVDRVVNRNDDAVEAVLINGRTAYTRAFGYAADLGQCAAYGSFLPSTHTATK; translated from the coding sequence ATGAACGCCACGGACAGCACCGGCACGCCCAGCCCCCGAGTATTGATTTCGCGCGGGCTGGTTTTCGACGGCGGCGGCGCGGCAGGGGTTGTCCGCGACATCGCGATCGCCGACGGGGTGGTGATCAACGTGTCCGCGCAACAGCTGAATCCGGGCAGCTTCGATGAGGTGATCGACGCCGCCGGAAAATGGGTAATGCCAGGCTTTTTAGAGACTCACTCGCACTACGACGCCGAAATAGTCACCGCCCCTGGGCTTCCCGAGTCGGTGCGGCACGGGGTGACAACGGTGGTCACCGGCAACTGCTCGCTGAGCATGGTGACCGTGGATGCCGATGATTCGGCGGACCTGTTCGCTCGAGTGGAGGCCATCCCGCATTCGGGCATCAAGGCGATCCTGCAGGAGAGCAAGACCTGGACCACACCCCGCGAATACCGCCGGTGGCTACAGCAGCAGCCGCTGGGCCCCAATGTCGCGGCCATGTTGGGTCACAGCGACCTGCGGGTCGGCGTGCTGGGCTTAGAAGCCGCCACTAACAAGCACTTTCAGCCCAGCGACAGTCAGATCGCGGCAATGGAGCGCATCCTCGACGACGCCCTGGACGAGGGCTTCCTGGGATTGTCGACGATGACCACCCGCCGCGACAAGCTGGCCGGCGACCGCGCCTGGGCACAACCCTTGCCGTCGACATTCGCCCGGTGGCGCGAGTACCGGCGGCTGCACAAGCGGCTACGTCGTAGGGGCCGCATCCTGCAGAGCGCTCCAGACGCCGAGACACAGGTAAACGTCTTCGCGTTCGCGTTGACTGCCGCGGGCATCGGCCGACGTCCGCTGCGCACCAGCCTGCTCACCGCAATGGACTTCAAGTCCAACCCGATGCTGCACCGGGTATCGCGCCTACTCGCCTTGGTGACCAACCGAGTCCTCAACGGCGACATGCGTTTTCAGGCGCTGCCGGGCCCGATGACGATTTTCGCCGACGGAGTGGATTTCGCCGCCTTCGAGGAGTTCAGCAGCGGCGTCACCCTGCGCAACCTGCGCACCGCCGACGACCAGTACGCGCTGCTGAGCGACCCGGCCTTCCGCGCCCAATTCATCAAGGACATGGGCGGATTCATGATGAACGGGCTATGGAACCGGCGATTCGACGAAGCGGTGATCATTGATTGCCCGGATTCATCGGTGGTGGGCCGCACTTTCGAAGACCTCAGCCGGGAGCGCGGACAGCACCCCGCCGAGGTGTTCCTCGATCTGGCCGCAACCTGGCGCGACAAATTGCGTTGGTACACCGTGGTGGGCAATCACCGCCCCGACATCGTCGTCGACCTGCTGGCCAGCCCCGGCACCCACGTCGGCTTCGCCGACTCCGGAGCCCACCTGCGCAGTCTGGCCAACTACAACTTCGGGCTGCGCGCGCTGACGATAGCCAAACGGGCAGAACAACAGCCGCAACCGAAGCTCACCGTCGGCGAGATGGTGCGCAAGCTCACCTCGGATCTGGCTGACTGGTGGGGCGTGGAGGCGGGACGGCTGCGCATCGGGGCCCGCGCCGACGTCGTGGTGGTCAACCCCGACGGACTCACCGACCAGGTCTTCGAGATCAGCGAGGCACCCGCGCCCGACGCCTTCGGGGTCGACCGCGTGGTCAACCGCAACGACGACGCGGTCGAAGCCGTGCTCATCAACGGCCGCACCGCCTACACGCGTGCGTTCGGTTATGCAGCCGATCTCGGGCAGTGTGCGGCCTACGGAAGTTTTCTGCCGTCGACCCACACGGCAACCAAGTAG